One Spiroplasma endosymbiont of Nebria brevicollis DNA window includes the following coding sequences:
- the dnaN gene encoding DNA polymerase III subunit beta: protein MKFEIKSSNLLKILKKIIKITLSNTTYQELSCFLLEIENDKIVFTASNGNLSMKTELEKNDEYLKIIKTGSVLINAKIMYDIFNKLEDEWFLFELKITNLIISNFKNNNNNDFIFKLSTMTIEKFPKITFDKKIENKVSFKKTLLQNINDQIVFAINTNNSKPALTGINFKFSNKKLYITATDGYCLAKKTIPYLEEIKVDNKEFNIPVYLLNEIDKITNDLNKKVNFYFENNLNLIIEIDNFLFQTRMIEGTYPNTDNIIKNILEKDKTIIEINNVKDFLNIIELSIILSKKDTSPIIQFLINTRTNDFKINCLSNNDNIGEVIEQFKKFNIIKNKNIDEQIKVVFNSKLIIHAIKSFYKCKKISLSISWPKNYTIIQSDEEIGLLQLVLPIGEK, encoded by the coding sequence ATGAAATTTGAAATTAAAAGTTCTAATCTACTAAAAATATTAAAAAAAATTATTAAAATCACTCTTTCTAATACTACTTATCAAGAATTATCATGTTTTTTATTAGAAATTGAAAATGACAAAATAGTATTTACTGCATCTAATGGAAATTTATCAATGAAAACAGAATTAGAAAAAAATGACGAATATTTAAAAATTATTAAAACTGGCTCAGTTTTAATAAATGCCAAAATTATGTATGATATTTTTAATAAACTAGAAGATGAATGGTTTTTATTTGAACTTAAAATTACTAATTTAATCATTAGTAATTTTAAAAATAATAATAACAATGATTTTATTTTTAAACTTAGTACTATGACAATTGAAAAATTTCCAAAAATTACTTTTGATAAAAAAATAGAAAATAAAGTATCGTTTAAAAAAACATTATTACAAAATATTAATGATCAAATTGTATTTGCAATTAATACCAATAATAGTAAACCAGCATTAACTGGAATTAATTTTAAATTTTCTAATAAGAAATTGTATATTACTGCCACTGATGGGTACTGTTTAGCAAAAAAAACAATTCCTTATTTAGAAGAAATAAAGGTTGATAATAAAGAATTTAACATTCCAGTTTATTTACTAAATGAAATTGACAAAATTACTAATGACTTAAATAAAAAAGTTAATTTTTATTTTGAAAATAATTTAAATTTAATTATTGAAATTGATAATTTTTTATTTCAAACTAGAATGATTGAAGGAACTTATCCAAATACTGATAATATTATTAAAAATATTTTAGAAAAAGATAAAACAATTATTGAAATTAATAATGTTAAAGATTTTTTAAATATTATTGAATTATCAATTATTCTTTCTAAAAAAGATACTTCGCCAATAATTCAATTTTTAATAAATACTAGAACTAATGATTTTAAAATTAATTGTTTATCAAATAATGATAATATTGGTGAAGTTATTGAACAATTTAAAAAATTTAATATTATTAAAAATAAAAATATTGATGAACAAATAAAAGTTGTTTTTAATTCAAAACTAATTATTCATGCAATAAAATCATTTTATAAATGTAAAAAAATATCATTAAGCATTTCCTGACCAAAAAACTATACTATTATTCAAAGTGATGAAGAAATTGGATTATTGCAATTAGTATTACCAATTGGTGAAAAATAA
- a CDS encoding DeoR/GlpR family DNA-binding transcription regulator, with the protein MTINRDLNAMKKEGILETVWGGIQIPGYNFWTTQETSREEKIQISSIEKNKIAKKASEKIKENDVIFIGAGTTLEEIVNFLNGKNVTVVTNSHFIALNCYKYGNITLILIGGRLRKKSGAYVGELANKNIKTLHFNHCFIGANGIDHNGIYNSNLEEGTINEIVLNNSENRHILVTNDKFNKIDFVEFYSIKNIHCVITDKEIETEKFLSYNSNLKFIVT; encoded by the coding sequence ATGACAATTAATAGAGACTTAAATGCCATGAAAAAAGAAGGTATTTTAGAAACAGTTTGAGGTGGCATTCAAATTCCTGGATATAATTTTTGAACTACACAAGAAACAAGCAGAGAAGAAAAAATACAAATATCTAGTATTGAAAAAAATAAAATTGCTAAAAAAGCATCTGAAAAAATTAAAGAAAATGATGTTATTTTTATTGGAGCAGGTACAACGCTTGAAGAAATAGTGAACTTTTTAAATGGTAAAAATGTTACTGTAGTTACTAATTCTCATTTTATTGCGTTAAATTGTTATAAGTATGGTAATATCACTTTAATTTTAATTGGTGGACGATTAAGAAAAAAATCTGGTGCATATGTTGGAGAATTAGCAAATAAAAATATTAAAACGCTTCATTTTAATCATTGTTTTATTGGTGCTAATGGTATCGATCATAATGGCATTTATAATTCAAATCTTGAAGAAGGAACCATTAATGAAATAGTTTTAAATAACTCTGAAAATCGTCATATTTTAGTTACTAATGATAAGTTTAATAAAATAGATTTTGTTGAATTTTATAGTATTAAAAATATTCATTGTGTTATTACTGATAAAGAAATAGAAACAGAAAAATTTTTATCTTATAATTCAAATCTTAAATTCATAGTCACTTAA
- a CDS encoding IS1595 family transposase, whose translation MTLKTAWRMGHKIRSAIAKQKPQFIVEGIVQIDEMYLSHMGFKKQGRSLLNKTLIVGIYQKTTNNLIVKVLKNANSKNLLQFARNHMSSKCDVHTDLWKGYRDLKSVFTKHETVNHQNGYVSKTGVNTNQIESVWKHIRRTFKTHIKVAKHHVHLYAKESAYKFNNIPSFETVMLCLI comes from the coding sequence GTGACCTTGAAAACAGCTTGAAGAATGGGTCATAAAATCCGAAGTGCCATTGCTAAACAAAAACCTCAATTCATTGTTGAAGGGATAGTGCAAATAGATGAAATGTATCTTTCACATATGGGTTTTAAAAAACAAGGAAGATCCTTGTTAAACAAAACCTTGATTGTTGGCATTTATCAAAAAACAACCAATAATTTAATTGTGAAAGTATTGAAAAACGCAAACAGTAAAAATCTTTTGCAGTTTGCAAGAAACCACATGTCTTCAAAGTGTGATGTACATACTGATTTGTGAAAAGGATATCGCGATTTGAAATCGGTTTTCACTAAGCATGAAACAGTTAACCATCAAAATGGCTATGTTTCAAAAACTGGTGTAAATACCAACCAAATTGAATCAGTATGAAAACATATACGAAGAACATTTAAAACACATATCAAAGTTGCAAAACATCATGTTCATTTATATGCAAAAGAATCAGCATATAAATTCAATAACATACCTAGTTTTGAAACTGTAATGCTATGTTTGATTTAA
- a CDS encoding RpiB/LacA/LacB family sugar-phosphate isomerase, with protein MKIAIGALDVSKEYYEEIVKFIEKKLKLTVYLKFIDKNVVKVNKKINSLLENKTVDLAVMIEPFGIVSFMIGSKNKNVICAQACDELTAIMTKRHNNSNLLIIASAITGLEMAKQISKNFLTTPYDGGRHQVRVDMLNSLLEGE; from the coding sequence ATGAAAATAGCTATTGGTGCATTAGATGTATCAAAAGAGTATTATGAAGAAATAGTAAAATTTATTGAAAAAAAATTAAAGTTAACAGTTTACTTGAAATTTATTGATAAAAATGTTGTAAAAGTTAACAAAAAAATCAACAGTTTATTAGAAAATAAAACTGTTGATTTAGCAGTTATGATAGAACCATTTGGAATTGTATCATTTATGATTGGAAGCAAAAATAAAAATGTAATTTGTGCACAAGCATGTGATGAACTAACAGCAATCATGACTAAAAGACATAATAATTCTAATTTATTAATAATTGCTAGTGCCATTACTGGTTTAGAAATGGCAAAACAAATTAGTAAAAATTTTTTAACTACACCATATGATGGTGGTAGACATCAAGTGAGGGTTGATATGTTAAATAGTTTATTAGAAGGTGAATAA
- a CDS encoding PTS lactose/cellobiose transporter subunit IIA, with protein MTKNEISEKGFEIVALAGNARSSYLKAIKLIKKREYEKAKMEISEANWYFKRSLSMSNGSTSKRR; from the coding sequence ATGACTAAAAATGAAATATCCGAAAAAGGATTTGAAATTGTTGCGCTTGCTGGTAATGCCCGTTCATCGTATTTAAAAGCCATTAAATTAATTAAAAAAAGAGAATATGAAAAAGCTAAAATGGAAATTAGTGAAGCAAATTGATATTTTAAAAGAAGCTTATCAATGTCAAATGGATCTACTAGCAAAAGAAGGTAA
- a CDS encoding RpiB/LacA/LacB family sugar-phosphate isomerase, whose translation MKIAIGCDHTVTNIKNKLIKLVEAMNHEVIDCGTKDNERTHYPIFGRKVGVLVATNKVDKGIVLCGTGVGIANSVNKIKGVRCALVREPLIAQKAVSDFDINIIAFGGWINGIGLIEEIVTTFVNTKYKNKNKDIIKTINNLIVNENYQDDIFKKEILLWEEGKYHD comes from the coding sequence ATGAAAATAGCTATTGGATGCGATCATACAGTTACTAATATTAAGAATAAATTGATAAAATTAGTAGAGGCTATGAATCATGAAGTTATTGATTGTGGCACTAAAGATAATGAACGTACACATTATCCGATTTTTGGTCGTAAAGTTGGTGTTTTAGTTGCAACTAATAAAGTTGACAAAGGTATCGTTTTATGTGGAACAGGAGTTGGAATTGCTAACAGCGTTAATAAAATTAAAGGTGTTCGTTGTGCTTTAGTGAGAGAACCTTTAATTGCACAAAAAGCAGTAAGTGATTTTGATATTAATATTATTGCTTTTGGCGGTTGAATTAATGGTATTGGTTTAATTGAAGAAATAGTTACTACGTTTGTTAATACTAAGTATAAAAATAAAAATAAAGACATAATAAAAACAATTAATAATTTAATTGTTAATGAAAATTATCAAGATGATATTTTTAAAAAAGAAATTTTACTTTGAGAAGAAGGAAAATATCACGATTAA
- a CDS encoding PTS lactose/cellobiose transporter subunit IIA, with product MKKLKWKLVKQIDILKEAYQCQMDLLAKEGKGKYSDLTLIMAHGQDHLMTTILLKELLEIVNLDLYQDLHSIQK from the coding sequence ATGAAAAAGCTAAAATGGAAATTAGTGAAGCAAATTGATATTTTAAAAGAAGCTTATCAATGTCAAATGGATCTACTAGCAAAAGAAGGTAAAGGCAAATATTCTGATTTAACTTTAATTATGGCTCATGGTCAGGATCATTTAATGACTACTATTCTATTAAAAGAATTATTGGAAATTGTAAATCTTGATTTGTATCAAGATTTACATAGCATTCAAAAATAA